The following are encoded together in the Streptococcus oralis genome:
- a CDS encoding NUDIX hydrolase, with protein MEIELTDFQGCKIALFCGDKLLVILRDDKASIPWPNMWELPGGGREGDESPFECVAREVYEELGIHLTEDCLLWSKVYPSMLFADKQSVFLVGQLTQDQFDSIVFGDEDQAYQLMNVEEFLSSSQVVPQLQERLKDYLKVSD; from the coding sequence ATGGAAATAGAACTTACTGATTTCCAAGGTTGCAAGATTGCCTTATTTTGTGGTGATAAGCTACTGGTCATCTTACGCGATGATAAGGCAAGCATTCCCTGGCCCAATATGTGGGAACTGCCCGGTGGGGGACGCGAAGGGGATGAAAGTCCTTTTGAGTGCGTGGCGCGTGAAGTTTATGAAGAACTGGGAATTCATCTGACTGAGGATTGTCTGCTTTGGAGTAAGGTTTATCCAAGTATGCTTTTTGCGGATAAACAATCTGTATTTCTAGTCGGTCAGTTGACACAGGACCAATTTGACAGTATCGTATTTGGAGATGAAGATCAGGCCTATCAGTTGATGAATGTCGAGGAATTTCTTAGCTCCAGTCAAGTTGTACCTCAGTTGCAGGAGAGATTAAAAGATTATTTAAAAGTAAGTGATTAG
- the prmA gene encoding 50S ribosomal protein L11 methyltransferase yields the protein METWQELKVTVKREGEELVSNLLIELGAQGVAIEDSMDYVGNVDRFGEIFPEVEQQEEIVVTAYYPDTVDIATVEADLQARLAELTDFMDLGEVKMGTTALAEEDWADNWKKYYEPARITHDLTIVPSWTDYEATAGEKIIKLDPGMAFGTGTHPTTKMSLFALEQVLRGGETVLDVGTGSGVLSIASSLLGAKEIFAYDLDDVAVRVAQENIELNPGMENIHVAAGDLLKGVEIEADVIVANILADILIHLTDDAYRLVKDEGYLIMSGIIKDKWDMVRQSAESAGFFLETHMVQGEWNACVFKKTKDISGVIGG from the coding sequence ATGGAAACATGGCAAGAGTTAAAAGTTACAGTTAAGCGTGAGGGAGAGGAGCTAGTCTCTAATCTCTTGATTGAGCTGGGAGCGCAAGGTGTTGCGATTGAAGACAGCATGGACTATGTGGGAAATGTGGATCGTTTCGGCGAGATTTTCCCAGAGGTTGAGCAGCAAGAAGAAATCGTAGTGACAGCCTATTACCCTGATACGGTTGATATAGCAACGGTTGAGGCAGACTTGCAGGCCCGTCTCGCGGAACTAACTGATTTTATGGATTTGGGAGAGGTAAAAATGGGTACGACTGCCTTGGCTGAGGAAGACTGGGCAGACAACTGGAAGAAATACTATGAACCAGCTCGTATCACTCATGATTTGACCATCGTTCCCTCTTGGACGGACTATGAGGCGACTGCTGGGGAAAAGATTATCAAGCTGGATCCAGGTATGGCTTTTGGTACGGGGACCCATCCAACCACTAAGATGAGCCTCTTTGCCTTGGAGCAGGTCCTTCGTGGTGGCGAAACGGTGCTGGATGTGGGAACTGGTTCAGGAGTTCTCTCTATTGCCAGCTCGCTTCTTGGTGCCAAGGAAATCTTTGCCTACGACCTGGATGATGTGGCAGTTCGTGTTGCTCAGGAAAATATTGAGCTAAACCCTGGCATGGAAAACATCCATGTAGCAGCAGGAGACTTGCTTAAGGGAGTTGAGATTGAGGCAGATGTGATTGTAGCTAATATCTTGGCGGATATCCTCATTCATCTGACGGATGATGCTTATCGCTTGGTCAAGGATGAAGGCTACCTCATCATGAGTGGGATTATCAAGGACAAGTGGGACATGGTACGCCAGTCGGCTGAGTCAGCTGGATTTTTCCTCGAAACTCACATGGTTCAAGGGGAATGGAATGCCTGTGTCTTTAAGAAAACCAAGGATATTTCCGGTGTGATTGGAGGATAG
- a CDS encoding 16S rRNA (uracil(1498)-N(3))-methyltransferase: protein MQQYFVKGNAVSPVTIEDKETSKHMFQVMRLKEDDEVTLVFDDGVKRLARVLDVEARQFELVEELADNVELPVRVTIASGFPKGDKLEFITQKVTELGARQIWAFPADWSVAKWDGKKLGKKVEKLEKIALGAAEQSKRNIVPSIQLFEKKADFLAQLGQFDSIVVAYEESAKEGEAAALLQAVTGLEKGAKLLFIFGPEGGLSPAEIESFEAKGAVLAGLGPRILRAETAPLYALSALSVLVELEK from the coding sequence ATGCAGCAGTATTTTGTCAAGGGGAATGCAGTCTCTCCTGTCACCATCGAGGACAAGGAAACCAGCAAGCATATGTTTCAGGTCATGCGCTTGAAAGAAGATGATGAGGTGACCTTAGTCTTTGATGATGGCGTCAAGCGCTTGGCGCGCGTGCTTGATGTGGAAGCACGTCAGTTTGAATTGGTTGAAGAATTAGCTGACAATGTGGAACTGCCCGTTCGAGTGACAATTGCATCTGGATTTCCCAAGGGGGACAAGCTGGAGTTTATCACTCAAAAAGTAACCGAACTGGGTGCCAGACAGATTTGGGCCTTTCCTGCCGACTGGTCCGTTGCCAAGTGGGATGGCAAGAAATTGGGTAAAAAGGTTGAAAAACTAGAAAAAATCGCCCTTGGAGCAGCAGAGCAAAGCAAGCGTAATATCGTTCCAAGTATCCAGCTTTTCGAGAAAAAAGCAGATTTTCTAGCTCAGCTGGGCCAGTTTGACTCTATTGTAGTGGCCTATGAAGAATCAGCAAAAGAGGGAGAAGCTGCTGCGCTCTTACAAGCAGTCACTGGTCTTGAAAAAGGAGCCAAATTGCTCTTTATTTTTGGCCCAGAAGGCGGTCTTTCACCTGCAGAAATTGAAAGTTTTGAAGCCAAAGGAGCTGTTCTTGCAGGACTTGGTCCAAGGATTCTTCGAGCGGAAACAGCCCCGCTTTATGCCTTATCAGCCCTTAGTGTTTTAGTAGAATTAGAGAAATAA
- the pepF gene encoding oligoendopeptidase F, which produces MEQKHRSEFPEKELWDLTALYQDREDFLRAIEKTREDINQFSRDYKGNLHTFEDFEKAFEELEQIYIQMSHIGNYAFMPQTTDYSNEEFANIAQAGMEFETDASVALTFFDDALVAADEEVLDRLGELPHLTAAIRQAKIKKAHYLGADVEKALTNLGEVFYSPQDIYTKMRAGDFEMADFEVNGKTYKNSFVTYENFYQNHEDAEVREKSFRSFSEGLRKHQNTAAAAYLAQVKSEKLLADMKGYDSVFDYLLAEQEVDRAMFDRQIDLIMKDFAPVAQRYLKHVAKVNGLEKMTFADWKLDLDSALNPEVTIDDAYDLVMKSVEPLGQEYCQEVARYQEERWVDFAANSGKDSGGYAADPYRVHPYVLMSWTGRLSDVYTLIHEIGHSGQFIFSDNHQSYFNAHMSTYYVEAPSTFNELLLSDYLEHQSDDPRQKRFALAHRLTDTYFHNFITHLLEAAFQRKVYTLIEEGETFGASKLNSIMKEVLTDFWGDAIEIDDDAALTWMRQAHYYMGLYSYTYSAGLVISTAGYLHLKHSETGAEDWLNLLKSGGSKTPLESAMIIGADISTDKPLRDTIQFLSDTVDQIIAYSAELGE; this is translated from the coding sequence ATGGAACAAAAACACCGTTCAGAATTTCCAGAAAAGGAACTTTGGGATTTAACCGCCCTATACCAAGACCGTGAGGATTTCTTGCGTGCAATCGAGAAAACGCGCGAAGACATCAACCAATTTAGCCGTGATTACAAGGGTAATCTTCACACTTTTGAGGATTTTGAGAAGGCCTTTGAGGAATTGGAACAAATTTATATTCAGATGAGCCATATTGGCAATTACGCCTTTATGCCTCAGACGACAGACTATAGCAATGAAGAATTTGCCAATATTGCCCAAGCTGGGATGGAATTTGAAACAGATGCCAGCGTAGCCTTGACCTTCTTTGACGACGCCTTGGTGGCAGCAGACGAGGAAGTTTTGGACCGTTTGGGTGAATTGCCACATTTGACGGCAGCCATTCGTCAGGCTAAAATCAAAAAAGCCCACTATCTAGGGGCTGATGTGGAGAAGGCTTTGACAAATCTGGGTGAAGTTTTCTACAGTCCACAGGATATTTATACTAAGATGCGAGCTGGGGACTTTGAAATGGCTGACTTTGAAGTCAATGGCAAGACATATAAAAACAGCTTTGTTACCTATGAAAATTTCTACCAAAACCACGAGGACGCTGAAGTTCGTGAGAAATCTTTCCGTTCCTTCTCAGAGGGACTTCGTAAGCACCAAAATACGGCTGCGGCAGCCTACTTAGCTCAGGTCAAGTCGGAAAAACTCTTGGCTGATATGAAGGGCTACGACTCGGTTTTTGATTATCTTCTAGCTGAGCAAGAAGTGGACCGTGCCATGTTTGACCGCCAGATTGACCTCATCATGAAGGACTTTGCACCAGTTGCTCAGAGATACCTCAAGCATGTTGCCAAGGTGAATGGTCTTGAAAAGATGACCTTTGCAGACTGGAAATTGGACTTGGACAGCGCCCTGAATCCTGAAGTGACTATTGATGATGCCTATGATTTGGTCATGAAGTCAGTAGAACCTTTGGGACAAGAATATTGTCAGGAAGTTGCGCGCTATCAAGAAGAACGCTGGGTGGACTTTGCTGCTAATAGTGGCAAGGATTCTGGTGGTTATGCGGCGGATCCATATCGCGTGCACCCTTATGTCCTCATGAGCTGGACAGGCCGTTTGAGCGATGTCTATACCTTGATTCATGAAATCGGGCATTCTGGTCAGTTTATCTTTTCAGATAATCACCAAAGTTACTTCAATGCCCACATGTCGACCTACTACGTCGAAGCGCCATCAACCTTTAATGAATTGCTTCTCAGTGACTACTTGGAGCACCAGTCTGATGATCCTCGTCAAAAACGCTTTGCCCTTGCTCACCGCTTGACAGATACCTACTTCCATAATTTCATCACCCACCTCTTGGAAGCAGCCTTTCAGCGTAAGGTTTATACATTGATTGAAGAAGGGGAGACCTTTGGAGCAAGCAAGCTCAACAGCATTATGAAGGAAGTTTTGACAGATTTCTGGGGAGATGCCATTGAAATTGACGACGATGCGGCCTTGACTTGGATGCGCCAAGCTCACTACTACATGGGCTTGTATAGCTACACCTACTCTGCTGGTCTTGTCATCTCGACAGCTGGCTACCTCCATCTGAAACATTCAGAAACCGGAGCTGAAGATTGGCTCAATCTTCTTAAATCAGGTGGTAGTAAGACACCGCTTGAGTCAGCCATGATTATCGGAGCGGATATCTCAACAGACAAACCACTCCGTGATACCATCCAATTCCTGTCAGACACAGTTGACCAGATTATTGCCTACAGTGCTGAGTTGGGAGAGTAA
- a CDS encoding DUF2785 domain-containing protein, with amino-acid sequence MHKELQRKVTEEKPSYSREEIQWLLEHLGDPSPEIRDELVFTSLARGLQEELFSLEQFQFISEGVSSDEGLYKEIDSRGVSALKRSFRALIYANLLSCDGTKESLYYQQLSSPIRITMLDQGLHYLTKEKETTGYSHQFGWIHAFAHGADLLTEVICHPSFPKSDIAEAFEIIGKIFKRVEIRFTNDEDWRLARVLYEPILRGKIESSLLTAWLQTVEFPLKEVNDFHKFSNFRSCLLETYLQLDCHKLLQDDLKEAIQSFQY; translated from the coding sequence ATGCATAAAGAATTACAAAGAAAAGTGACAGAAGAAAAACCAAGCTATAGCCGAGAAGAAATTCAGTGGCTGCTTGAGCATTTGGGAGATCCCTCTCCAGAAATTCGAGACGAACTTGTTTTTACGAGTTTAGCTAGGGGCCTTCAAGAAGAGTTGTTTTCCCTTGAGCAGTTTCAGTTTATCTCAGAAGGGGTTTCCTCTGATGAAGGTCTATACAAAGAAATTGATAGTAGAGGGGTCTCGGCTCTTAAACGTTCTTTTAGGGCGCTTATTTATGCCAATCTACTGTCCTGCGATGGTACTAAGGAATCACTTTATTACCAGCAATTGTCTTCTCCTATCAGGATTACCATGCTAGATCAAGGCTTACACTATCTTACAAAGGAAAAAGAGACGACGGGTTACTCTCATCAGTTTGGGTGGATCCACGCATTTGCGCATGGGGCTGATCTCTTGACGGAAGTTATATGCCATCCTAGCTTTCCAAAGTCAGATATAGCCGAAGCATTTGAAATCATTGGGAAAATCTTTAAACGTGTTGAGATTCGTTTTACAAATGATGAAGATTGGCGGTTAGCGAGAGTACTTTATGAACCAATCTTACGAGGGAAAATCGAATCGTCTCTCCTCACTGCTTGGCTGCAAACAGTCGAATTTCCCTTGAAAGAAGTAAATGATTTCCATAAATTTTCCAACTTCAGATCCTGTTTGCTGGAAACTTACCTTCAACTAGACTGTCATAAACTTTTACAAGATGACTTGAAAGAAGCTATTCAATCTTTTCAGTACTAA
- a CDS encoding MIP/aquaporin family protein, producing MKKIVAELIGTFMLVFIGTGAVVFGNGVEGLGHLGIAFAFGLAIVVAAFSIGTVSGAHLNPAVSIAMFVNKRLSSSELVNYILGQVVGAFLASAAVFFLLSNSGMSTASLGENALANGVTVFGGFLFEVIATFLFVLVIMTVTSASKGNGAIAGLVIGLSLTALILVGLNITGLSVNPARSLAPAVLVGGAALQQVWIFILAPIVGGVLAALVAKNFLGTEE from the coding sequence ATGAAAAAAATTGTTGCTGAATTAATCGGTACATTTATGCTTGTGTTCATCGGAACAGGAGCTGTTGTTTTTGGAAATGGTGTTGAAGGTCTTGGACACCTTGGAATTGCTTTTGCCTTTGGTTTGGCAATTGTAGTCGCAGCTTTCTCAATCGGAACTGTTTCAGGTGCTCACTTGAACCCAGCTGTTTCGATCGCTATGTTTGTAAACAAACGTTTGTCATCTTCAGAACTTGTAAACTACATCCTTGGACAAGTAGTTGGAGCTTTCCTTGCGTCAGCTGCAGTATTCTTCCTCTTGTCTAACTCAGGTATGTCAACTGCTAGTCTTGGTGAAAATGCCTTGGCAAACGGTGTCACTGTCTTTGGTGGATTCTTGTTTGAAGTCATCGCAACTTTCTTGTTTGTCCTAGTTATCATGACTGTAACATCAGCAAGCAAAGGCAATGGCGCAATCGCTGGTTTGGTGATTGGTTTGTCATTGACAGCCTTGATTCTTGTGGGATTGAACATTACTGGCCTTTCAGTTAACCCAGCTCGTAGCTTGGCACCTGCCGTCTTGGTAGGTGGCGCAGCCCTTCAACAAGTATGGATTTTCATCCTTGCGCCAATCGTTGGTGGCGTTCTTGCAGCCCTTGTTGCGAAAAACTTTCTTGGAACAGAAGAATAA
- the queF gene encoding preQ(1) synthase yields MSQQEEMKNLSLLGNKETNYIFDYQPEVLESFDNRHVENDYFIKFNCPEFTSLCPITAQPDFATIYISYIPDKLCVESKSLKLYLFSYRNHGDFHENCINTIGKDLVNLLDPRYLEVWGKFTPRGGISIDPYYNYGKPGTKYEGLAEQRLFQHDLYPEKIDNR; encoded by the coding sequence ATGTCACAACAAGAAGAAATGAAAAACCTTAGCCTCCTCGGCAACAAAGAAACCAACTACATTTTTGACTATCAACCAGAAGTCCTCGAATCTTTTGACAATCGTCATGTTGAAAATGACTATTTTATTAAATTCAACTGTCCTGAATTTACCTCCCTGTGCCCAATCACTGCTCAGCCAGACTTTGCGACGATTTATATTTCCTACATTCCTGACAAGCTCTGTGTCGAGTCAAAATCCCTCAAACTCTACCTCTTTAGCTACCGAAATCATGGGGATTTTCACGAAAACTGTATCAACACCATCGGGAAAGACTTGGTCAACTTGCTAGACCCTCGCTATTTAGAGGTATGGGGAAAATTCACTCCGCGCGGTGGCATCTCAATCGACCCCTACTACAACTACGGTAAACCTGGAACTAAGTATGAAGGATTGGCAGAACAACGCCTCTTTCAACACGACCTTTATCCAGAGAAAATTGACAACCGTTAA
- the queE gene encoding 7-carboxy-7-deazaguanine synthase QueE, translating to MTRERVLKLPVLEIFGPTFQGEGRAIGQKTMFVRTAGCDYHCDWCDSAFTWDGSEKPTRMTADEVIAALDKLGSYDYVTLSGGNPAILAANMAELVTKLKERGVTLAVETQGSRWQNWLKDIDQVTLSPKPPSSKMEINFETLDFIVSQLDPDKVTFKIPVFDDADLAFAKGIQERYQPDVLFLSAGNPEPKATGNIVQDQLDRLKELWERVAADDSWGNVRVLPQLHTLLYDNQRGV from the coding sequence ATGACTAGGGAACGTGTCCTCAAACTACCAGTTCTGGAAATTTTCGGCCCAACCTTTCAAGGTGAAGGCCGTGCTATTGGGCAGAAAACCATGTTTGTCCGCACTGCTGGTTGCGACTACCACTGCGACTGGTGCGACTCTGCCTTTACTTGGGATGGTTCTGAAAAACCAACTCGCATGACCGCTGACGAAGTCATTGCTGCCTTAGACAAACTAGGAAGCTACGACTACGTTACCCTATCTGGGGGAAATCCTGCTATCCTAGCAGCTAACATGGCTGAACTGGTCACTAAGCTCAAGGAACGTGGTGTCACTCTGGCAGTTGAGACCCAAGGCTCCCGCTGGCAAAATTGGTTAAAAGATATCGATCAGGTCACCCTGAGTCCCAAGCCTCCTTCATCCAAGATGGAAATCAACTTCGAGACCTTGGACTTTATCGTTTCCCAACTAGATCCAGACAAGGTCACCTTTAAAATTCCTGTCTTTGATGATGCTGATTTGGCCTTTGCTAAAGGGATTCAAGAACGCTACCAACCAGATGTCCTCTTCTTATCGGCTGGAAATCCTGAGCCCAAGGCTACAGGCAATATTGTCCAAGACCAACTAGATCGCCTCAAAGAACTCTGGGAACGCGTCGCTGCTGACGATAGCTGGGGCAATGTCCGCGTCCTTCCTCAACTTCATACCCTCCTCTACGACAACCAACGTGGTGTTTAA
- the queD gene encoding 6-carboxytetrahydropterin synthase QueD, whose amino-acid sequence MFFAPKEIKQETGESLVYNPHRTLVSKEFTFDAAHHLFHYEGKCKSLHGHTYHLQVAVSGFLDERGMTHDFGYIKAIYKNYLEPHLDHRYLNETLPYMNTTAENMVYWIFQTMSQELPDERGLRLEYVRLYETPTAFAEFRREWLDD is encoded by the coding sequence ATGTTTTTTGCACCCAAAGAAATCAAACAGGAAACGGGGGAGTCTCTTGTCTACAATCCTCACAGAACCTTGGTATCAAAAGAGTTCACCTTCGATGCTGCCCACCACCTCTTTCACTATGAGGGAAAATGCAAATCCCTGCACGGCCACACCTATCATCTGCAAGTTGCTGTCAGTGGATTTTTAGATGAACGGGGTATGACCCACGATTTCGGATATATCAAAGCGATCTATAAGAACTACTTAGAACCCCACTTGGATCATCGCTATCTCAATGAAACTCTGCCTTATATGAACACGACTGCTGAAAATATGGTTTACTGGATTTTCCAAACCATGAGTCAAGAGTTGCCTGACGAGCGCGGTCTCCGTTTGGAATACGTTCGCCTCTATGAAACTCCGACTGCCTTTGCGGAGTTTAGACGGGAGTGGTTAGATGACTAG
- the queC gene encoding 7-cyano-7-deazaguanine synthase QueC, with product MKRQSALVVFSGGQDSTTCLFWAKEHYETVEAVTFAYGQRHHLEIQVAREIAKEQGIRHHILDMSLLGQITENALTSDLEIEQKEGEVPNTFVDGRNHLFLSFAAVLAKQRGIKDIVTGVCETDFSGYPDCRDVFVKSLNVTLNLAMDYDFVIQTPLMWLDKAETWELADQLGAFDYVREKTLTCYNGIIGSGCGDCPACHLRQHGLDVYLSQKGVG from the coding sequence ATGAAACGTCAATCAGCCTTGGTCGTCTTTAGCGGCGGTCAAGATTCCACAACCTGCCTATTTTGGGCTAAAGAACACTATGAAACAGTCGAAGCCGTCACCTTTGCCTACGGCCAACGCCATCATCTCGAAATTCAAGTTGCTAGAGAAATCGCTAAGGAACAAGGCATTCGTCATCACATCTTAGATATGTCTCTGCTAGGACAAATCACTGAAAATGCCCTGACCTCTGATCTGGAGATCGAGCAAAAAGAGGGAGAGGTTCCCAATACCTTTGTTGACGGCCGCAACCACCTCTTTCTTTCCTTTGCAGCAGTTCTTGCCAAGCAACGAGGCATTAAAGACATCGTGACAGGTGTCTGTGAGACAGATTTTTCAGGCTACCCTGATTGTCGGGATGTCTTTGTCAAATCCCTCAATGTTACTCTCAACCTTGCCATGGATTACGACTTTGTTATCCAAACACCTCTCATGTGGCTAGACAAGGCTGAAACTTGGGAGTTAGCCGACCAACTTGGTGCCTTTGACTACGTTCGTGAGAAGACCTTAACCTGCTACAATGGGATTATCGGTAGTGGCTGCGGTGATTGTCCAGCATGTCACTTACGTCAGCATGGCCTTGATGTTTATCTCTCACAGAAAGGAGTGGGCTAA